From the genome of Candidatus Saccharimonadales bacterium, one region includes:
- a CDS encoding glycosyltransferase family 2 protein, with translation MIQNKKISLVLPCRNESSHLHEVIERVPSYVDEILIVSNKSTDDTVKVAKKLAKKDKRIVVIEDNRTINGIGYGFAHMSGIQAASGDLILGADGDATYPIHDIKKIATFLLKNNYDFMSCNRYPLQEGVKIPFKLRFGVGLLNWEIRILYGIPIKDALSGMWIFKKEVRDALNLSMGDWNLSPQIKINAARHKNIKFTEFSISQDQRLGETKQNYLKTGISHAFWILGNRFKRNTLVNDGE, from the coding sequence ATGATTCAGAACAAAAAGATTAGCCTTGTCCTTCCCTGCCGCAATGAAAGCTCACACCTTCATGAAGTTATTGAACGTGTACCGAGTTACGTGGACGAAATTCTCATCGTCAGCAATAAATCCACAGACGACACCGTAAAAGTAGCCAAAAAACTTGCTAAAAAGGATAAACGTATCGTCGTCATTGAAGACAATCGCACAATAAACGGTATTGGCTACGGCTTTGCACACATGAGCGGAATTCAAGCAGCTAGTGGGGATCTTATTTTGGGCGCAGACGGCGATGCTACTTATCCAATTCATGATATTAAAAAGATCGCCACTTTTTTGTTAAAAAATAATTACGACTTTATGTCTTGTAATCGTTACCCACTCCAAGAAGGAGTAAAGATTCCTTTTAAACTGCGATTCGGCGTCGGACTTCTTAACTGGGAGATCCGCATCCTGTATGGTATTCCGATAAAGGACGCGCTTTCTGGTATGTGGATCTTTAAAAAAGAGGTACGCGATGCCCTTAACCTCTCAATGGGGGACTGGAATTTGAGCCCGCAGATCAAAATTAACGCAGCTCGTCACAAAAATATCAAATTTACCGAATTCAGCATCAGCCAGGACCAGCGCCTCGGAGAAACTAAGCAAAATTATCTTAAAACCGGTATTAGCCATGCTTTTTGGATCTTGGGTAATCGCTTTAAGAGAAATACTCTCGTAAATGACGGAGAATAG
- a CDS encoding GtrA family protein — translation MENEKTANKQFIAFVKRHASLMRFVFTGGLNTLIDFTLFALIANIIGVNPILASIISTGLTLIFSYFMNHYFVFRSQRKRRQTALQFLLVTLFNVWVIQSGIIFIVLHTFGFVQFFQEHEWTFNMFAKLCGVAVSMVFNYVGYKMIFNEKSNDSEQKD, via the coding sequence ATGGAAAATGAAAAAACTGCCAATAAGCAATTTATTGCTTTTGTAAAACGCCACGCCAGCCTCATGCGTTTTGTATTCACCGGCGGCCTTAACACGCTCATCGATTTTACTCTCTTTGCGCTTATCGCAAATATTATCGGCGTCAATCCTATTCTCGCCAGTATCATCTCAACCGGGCTGACATTGATTTTTAGCTACTTCATGAACCATTACTTTGTCTTTCGTTCGCAGCGAAAGCGGCGCCAAACCGCGCTCCAGTTTCTCCTCGTTACATTATTTAATGTATGGGTGATCCAATCTGGAATCATCTTTATTGTCCTGCACACCTTCGGGTTCGTTCAATTCTTTCAAGAACACGAATGGACCTTCAATATGTTTGCCAAACTCTGTGGAGTAGCTGTTTCAATGGTGTTTAATTATGTCGGATATAAAATGATTTTTAACGAGAAAAGTAATGATTCAGAACAAAAAGATTAG